A genomic segment from Rickettsiella endosymbiont of Miltochrista miniata encodes:
- the ligA gene encoding NAD-dependent DNA ligase LigA — protein sequence MPKSPDSIIKKIAELKKKINEHNYRYHILDEPLISDAAYDKLFRDLEDLEKQHPELISNDSPTQRVGSTPLTSFQQVQHAIPMLSLENAFSEKEVFAFNKRIQERLHTEKELEYACEPKLDGIAVSLIYHKGELIRAATRGDGNAGEDITLNIRTILSIPLQLRGSDYPTRLEVRGEVYIPKKAFQQLNDRLKAAGEKTFVNPRNAAAGSLRQLNPKITAQRSLAFFTHSVGQIEDGKLAPTHTAILNQFKEWGLPRCPQTQTAKNISACLAYYHKIEKQRPTLPYEIDGVVYKVNAIALQQQLGFVSRAPRWALAHKFPAQEEFTQVLAIEFQVGRTGALTPVARLQPVFVGGATISNATLHNMDEVKRKDIRVGDTVIIRRAGDVIPEVVSVVKEKRPTHTHALKLPKHCPICGSDIVKIATESAARCSGALYCPAQRKEAIKHFASRKAMNIEGLGNKLVDQLVDTGLIKDVSDLYHLTPEQLADLEHLGEKSALKLCAAIRASKKTSLTRFLYGLGIRDVGITTAQNLTQHFQELKSILQADEASLQTIPDIGPVVAAHIKKFFSEPHNREVIKHLLATGITWPKPSVINSQHSSLLTGKSFVLTGSLSELSREQAINLLQELGAKVSSSISKKTDYVIVGKDPGSKLTLAQELGLTILSENKFLELLKKANLS from the coding sequence ATGCCTAAATCACCTGATAGTATTATAAAAAAAATCGCCGAACTTAAAAAAAAAATTAACGAACACAACTATCGTTATCATATTCTGGATGAGCCCTTAATTAGCGATGCGGCTTACGATAAGCTTTTTCGTGATTTAGAAGATCTCGAAAAACAACACCCCGAGCTTATTAGCAATGATTCACCCACTCAACGGGTCGGCAGCACTCCTTTAACATCCTTCCAACAAGTCCAGCATGCTATCCCCATGCTTTCTTTAGAAAATGCCTTTTCTGAAAAAGAAGTATTCGCTTTTAATAAGCGTATACAAGAACGTCTACATACCGAAAAAGAGTTAGAATATGCGTGTGAGCCCAAGTTAGATGGTATCGCCGTGAGCTTAATCTACCATAAGGGAGAATTAATTCGTGCCGCAACTCGGGGCGATGGCAATGCCGGAGAAGATATTACTTTAAATATCCGTACAATTTTGAGTATTCCTTTACAGCTTCGAGGCTCAGATTATCCCACTCGCTTAGAAGTACGTGGAGAAGTGTATATTCCCAAAAAAGCTTTTCAACAACTTAACGATCGGCTAAAAGCAGCCGGTGAAAAAACCTTTGTTAACCCACGTAACGCAGCGGCAGGAAGTTTACGTCAATTAAATCCAAAAATTACTGCTCAACGTTCTTTAGCTTTTTTTACACATAGTGTCGGACAAATTGAAGATGGCAAATTGGCTCCTACACACACCGCAATTTTAAACCAATTTAAAGAGTGGGGTTTACCGCGTTGTCCACAAACCCAGACTGCCAAAAATATTTCAGCCTGCTTAGCGTATTATCATAAAATAGAAAAGCAACGCCCTACACTTCCCTACGAAATTGATGGCGTGGTCTACAAAGTAAACGCTATCGCTTTACAACAGCAACTAGGCTTTGTTTCGCGTGCACCACGCTGGGCACTCGCTCATAAATTCCCGGCTCAGGAAGAATTTACGCAAGTGCTGGCCATTGAATTTCAAGTGGGTCGTACGGGAGCCTTAACCCCGGTTGCACGATTACAACCCGTTTTCGTGGGTGGCGCTACGATTAGCAATGCCACTTTACATAATATGGACGAAGTTAAACGCAAAGACATACGCGTAGGCGATACGGTTATCATCCGTAGAGCGGGAGATGTTATTCCGGAAGTCGTCAGCGTTGTTAAAGAAAAAAGACCCACCCATACGCACGCTTTAAAACTACCTAAACATTGTCCTATCTGTGGTTCAGATATCGTTAAAATAGCAACAGAATCTGCCGCACGTTGCAGTGGTGCGCTCTATTGCCCGGCACAACGTAAAGAAGCTATTAAACATTTTGCCTCGCGTAAAGCCATGAATATTGAAGGTTTGGGTAATAAATTAGTTGATCAATTAGTCGATACCGGTTTAATTAAAGATGTGTCTGACTTATATCATTTAACGCCCGAACAATTAGCCGATCTGGAGCATCTGGGTGAAAAATCTGCTCTGAAGCTATGCGCGGCCATCCGCGCTAGTAAAAAAACCAGCTTAACCCGTTTTTTATATGGTTTGGGAATACGGGATGTGGGTATAACGACGGCTCAAAACCTTACTCAACATTTTCAAGAGCTGAAATCCATCCTGCAGGCCGATGAAGCCTCCCTACAGACCATTCCCGATATAGGTCCTGTAGTCGCGGCGCATATCAAAAAATTCTTTAGCGAACCTCATAACCGTGAAGTAATCAAACACCTATTGGCCACTGGAATTACTTGGCCAAAACCTAGCGTTATTAACTCACAGCACAGCTCCCTTTTAACCGGAAAAAGCTTCGTTTTAACCGGTAGCTTATCTGAATTAAGTCGCGAACAAGCTATCAATTTACTACAAGAGCTCGGGGCAAAAGTCAGTTCTAGCATAAGCAAAAAAACCGATTATGTGATTGTCGGCAAAGACCCTGGTTCTAAGCTCACCCTTGCCCAGGAATTAGGTCTAACCATTCTGTCGGAAAATAAATTTTTAGAGCTGTTAAAGAAGGCAAATTTATCGTAA
- a CDS encoding cell division protein ZipA C-terminal FtsZ-binding domain-containing protein yields the protein MDIDYLLIILPSIIFLGVFGLILIIWHGHFRSKKEKIHLNAEDAVTESPSKAELSTSRLEPTLTKSNLKEEITNSTNSTTQHDIDNYIILQLMAPQQRPYRGYELIQTLTSAGFHYGKMNIFHFYADSLSKKELLFSLASAIEPGTFDLDNTGEIVCPGLCLFMSIHKVKSALTAFDLMWETAQILAQDLGGILCDRQLQPIDDLTCYHSQLHAYA from the coding sequence ATGGACATTGACTACTTACTCATTATTTTACCCAGTATTATTTTTCTCGGAGTTTTTGGTTTAATACTCATTATTTGGCATGGACATTTTCGTAGTAAAAAAGAAAAAATTCATTTAAATGCCGAGGATGCAGTAACAGAGTCTCCGTCTAAAGCTGAATTAAGCACATCACGACTCGAACCTACATTAACTAAATCAAACCTTAAAGAAGAAATCACAAACAGCACAAACTCCACCACTCAACATGACATTGATAATTATATTATCTTACAATTAATGGCTCCCCAACAAAGACCTTATCGAGGATATGAACTCATTCAAACGCTGACTAGTGCGGGCTTTCATTATGGCAAGATGAATATTTTCCATTTTTATGCTGATTCTTTAAGCAAGAAAGAACTTTTGTTTAGTCTCGCATCAGCTATCGAACCCGGAACGTTTGATTTAGATAATACTGGAGAAATAGTTTGCCCCGGATTATGCCTATTTATGTCGATTCATAAAGTCAAATCTGCACTGACCGCATTTGACTTAATGTGGGAGACCGCACAAATTCTTGCCCAAGATCTGGGTGGAATACTCTGCGATAGACAATTACAACCGATTGATGATCTAACTTGTTATCACTCCCAACTTCATGCTTATGCCTAA